In the Campylobacter lari genome, ATTTTATACTTTAAAACTCAATAAACTTTTATCAGAAGATGAGCTAAATGCTTTAAAAGATAAGCTTTTAAAAAATCCTAACATCACTAAAGTAGAAACTTTTGCGAAAACACATACAAAAATTTACAAACTTTTGGTTTTAGTGAAATTTTTATTATGGTTTTTCTTGTTTATTATAATATTGCTTAGTTTTGTATTATTGCTTAAGCAAATGAAAATTTGGCTTTTTGAGCATACTCAAAGAGTTGAAATCATGTGTTTACTTGGGGCGCCGTTTTGGTTTAGATCTTTTATGCTTTATAAGATTGTTTTTATTGATTGTTTTATAGCATTTTTATTGCTTGTATTATTTTTTACCCAAGTTTATGATCTTGAATCCATTAAACTAGCTTTGCAAAGTGTGGATATTAGCTTGCCTAAAATAAGTATTTTCACGCATTTGTTTTTGATTTTTTTAGCAATGCTTTGTGTTTGTTTTGCTTGTGTGAATTTTGTAATGTTTAAGGTTAGAAAATGAAAAAATGCTTTTTGCTTTTTTTGTTTTCTTTTTCTGTTTTATTTGCAAATGAAATTGCACAAAAGCAAAAAGATATTAAAGAAAATGAACGCATAGTAAAGCAACTTTCTAAAAAATTAGAAGATTTAGCAAGCGAAATTTTAGATAATGAGAAAAATTTAAAAAAAATTGCTTCAGAAATTAGCACTTTAACTTCAAAAACTTCTAAGCTTGAAAGCTCGGTAAAAACTCAAATAAAAGCGCTAGAGCAACTCAATGCGCAAAATAAAGATCTTTTGCAAAATAAAAACAAAATAGAAGGAAAAATAATTGATTTAATTGCTAAAGATTTTGCCTATGATTTGGCAATTCCTAAAAATTATATTGAAAGTGAAGATAGTATCATAGCTTTAGAATTAGTTGGGGTTTTAGATAAAATTTTCAAGGAAGAATTTTACCAAATTTCAAAAGATTATGAAGATATAAGCAAAAAAATAGAAGAAAAACAAACACAAATTACCACAATTAATAGCAATTTAAAAGTTTATAAAGATCAAATTGATGAGCTTAAAAATCTTAGAAAAAAGCAAGAGCAAGAAATAGCTAAGCAAAAAACAGATAAAGAAATTTATACTAGAAAACTTTCTAATTTACAAGCCCAACAACAAGAATTAAGAAAAACACTTAATAAATTAAAAATTATCAAAGAAAAAGAAGAAGAAAAATTAGCACAAAAAAAAGAAGATAAAAAGCCAAATTCAAACATAAAACAAGTGGGTTCAAGCTATCAAACAAGTAGTGTCAAGCGCTATAGTGGTCCTAAGACAATCGCCCCTTTAGAATCTTACACAGTAAAACAAAAATTTGGAAATTACATAGATCCTATTTATAATATTAAAATTTATAACGAAAATGTAGTTTTAAAAAGTGATAGCGCTAATGCTGCAGTAAGAAATGTCTTAGATGGTAAAGTGGTTTTTGCAAAAGCAACTCCAACTTTAAAACAAGTTGTGATTATCGAAAATAAAGATGGTATACATACTATTTATGCACATTTAGATAAAATTGCACCTGGGGTTAAAGTAGGTAGAAATATTAAAAAAGGTTATATTATAGGCAGGGTTGAGAGTGATTTAACTTTTGAAGTAACACAAAAGAATTTTCATATTAATCCTTTAGAGATGATTAAATAAATTAGTTTTTTTTAATGCGAATTTTGATATAGTTTCAAATCAAAGGAGAAATTTAATGAACAATAAAAGAAAAAGAGTATTGGTTAAATTTTCTGGGGAAGCTTTGGCTGGAGAAAATGGGTTTGGTATAGAAAATTCTATTTTAAAATACATAGCTTCTGAGATAAAAAGCTTAATTAATGAAAATGTTGAAGTAGGTATAGTAATAGGCGGTGGAAATATCATTAGAGGGGTATCTGCTGCAAGAGATGGACTTATAAAAAGAACAAGTGGCGATCATATGGGTATGCTTGCTACTGTGATTAATTCTATAGCTATGCAAGAAGCATTAGAAAGCGCTGGACTTGATGTAAGGGTTCAAAGTGCTATCCAAATGGAAGCATTTTGTGAAACTTATATTATGAGAAGAGCACATAGACACTTAGAAAAAGGACGTATAGTTATCTTTGCTTGTGGCACAGGTAATCCTTATTTTACAACAGATACTGCTGCGACTTTAAGAGCGGTAGAAATTCAAGCGGATATGATCATCAAAGCGACTAAAGTAGATGGAATTTATGATAAAGACCCTAAAAAATATGATGATGCTATTATGCTAAATGAATTAAGCTATGAAAGAGCTTTACATGATAATATAAAAGTTATGGATGATACAGCAATAGCTTTAGCTAAAGATAATGTTTTGCCTATTGTGGTATGTAATATGTTTAAAGAAGGAAATTTATTAAAAATTATTCAAGGCGATATGAGCTTATGCTCTATTGTTAAAAATCAAGATTAAAGGTAAAAAATGAGAGTAGAACAAATAGCTGCAAAAGCATTAAAAAAATTAAAAGATGATAGATATAAACTAGCTCTTGTAGTGGCTAAAAGAGCTGAAGAGCTTGCAAACGGTGCAGAACCTTTGGTAAATTTAGATAAAAATAAATACAAATATACCGACATTGCTTTACATGAAATAGCAGAAGACAAAATCGTTTTAGAGGGATTTATTGAAGCTAGTAAATGATGAGTTATTGTTAGATAAACTTGTTGATGATGTTAAAAATTGTAAGGATTTACAAAGAGCAAAAGAAATCCTTTTTATGGTTTTTCCACAATCTGCTGTTTTAGAAAAAGCAGTAGATTTTTGTATCCAAAAACACGAAGGACAATTTAGAAAAAGTGGGGAACCATATGCAGTTCATCCTATATTAGTAGCTTCTTTTGTGGCATTTTTAAGCCCTGTACAGTCTATGATCATCGCTGCATTATTGCACGATGTGTTAGAAGATACAAATTGCAATGAAGAGGAATTAAATGCAAATTTTGGTGAAGAGGTAACCAAATTAGTTCAAGGCTTAACTAAAATAGTCAGTATTAGAGAAGATCATCTTACACGCTCTAATTCTAATGAAAAACTTGCAAAATCTGCTTTAACTTTTAGAAATATGCTTTTAGCTGGTGTTGAAGATGTGAGTGTGCTTGTAATAAAACTTTGCGATAGATTACACAATATGCTTACTTTAAATTTTTTAAGAGAAGATAAACAAAAAAGAATCAGCGAAGAAACCTTGGTAGTATATGCACCTATAGCTCACAGACTTGGAATTTCAAGTATAAAAAATTTACTTGAAGATTTAAGTTTTAAATTTTTACTACCCGATGAGTACGCACAAATTGATAATTATATAAATGCAAAAGATCAACAAATTCAACTTGGATTTAATGAATTTATTTCAAAGATAGAAATGTTATTTTTAGAGAATGGTTTTAGGCAAGGCAGTTTTGTTATACATAAAAGAATTAAACATAATTATTCTATTTATTTGAAAATGCAAAGAAAAGGTGTAGGACTTGATGAGGTTTTAGATCTTTTGGGTGTAAGAATTTTGGTAGAAAAAGTTTATGATTGTTACTTGGCCTTAGGAATTTTACATACGCATTTTAATCCTTTAATCTCAAGATTTAAAGACTATATAGCCTTGCCAAAACAAAATGGTTATCAAACCTTACACACAACACTTTTTGATGCAAAAAATATTATAGAAGCTCAAATTCGCACCTTTGATATGCATAAGACTGCTGAATTTGGCGTGGCAGCACATTGGAAATACAAAGAAGGAAACATAACAACACCAAATTTAGATTGGCTTGCAGATATTTCCATGCATGGTAAAGAAGAAGGAAATAATATACAAGATTGTGATGCTATTGAGCTTTATGAATATGCAAAAGATAGTTTATATATAGAAGATATAGCGGTGTATTCCCCAAAAGGTGAGATTTTTACTTTGCCGCGTGGAGCCACGGCTTTGGATTTTGCATATGAGGTTCATACTAAAGTAGGGCTTCATGCAAAAACTGCTTTTGTTAATCGTATGAGAGTGCCACTTTTAACTGTGTTAAAAAATGGAGATATAGTTAGCATTGAAACTTCAGAGGAAGAATTTTTTAGATGTTCTTGGATAGATAGTGTTAAAACAGGAAAGGCTAGGGCTAGTATAAGAGATTTTTGTAAGCAAAAGAAAAAAGAATTAAATAATAAAATTGCTATAAATCTTTTATCTACAGTATTTAATAAAGATTCTAAGCTTATAGAAGAGTGGCTTGAAAAAGAAAAATTTAACAAAAAGCTCAGACAAATTGCCTTGGATTTTAATTATTTTAAAGAGGTAATTATAGCTCTTAGAAAATATGTAGGGCAAAATCAAGTAGCTAAATTTGAGCAAAATGAGCAAAAATTTGAAAGTATAGTAATTGGTTCTAACTATAAAATAACCACGATTAATTTTGATTATTGTTGTAGACCTAAAAGAGGGGATGAAATCATTGCTTTTAGACACTCAACTGGAGCAACGATACACCATAAACTTTGCGAGCAAGCAATGAAAATGATAGAAGATAATAAAGAAATGGTTTTTGTTTCTTGGAATGATAGCTCGATAAAAAGTTACAAAATCATCGTTTCTATAGAAAATAAAAAAGGTTCTTTAGCAGATTTTCTAACTACTTTAGCTAAAATGCAAATTAATGTTTTAAGTATCAATTCAGCTGATTCAGAGCCCGTGGTGGCAAATTATTTTGAAGTGCAGGTTGAATTACCTAATAATGTAGATGTTGAAAATGTAAAAGAAAGATTAAAAGCTAGATATAAAATCTTGGATTTTACATCTTTAAATGATGCGTATAATAATCACTAAAAAAGGTTTTATAATGAATATTGAAGAAATTATTAAAGAAATTAAACGAGGAATAGCAGAAATTATTGATGAAGAAAGATTAGTTTCTTTAGTAAAAAATTACTATGAAAAAGGTGAAAATTTTTTTGTAAAGGCTGGTTTTGATCCTACAGCTGCTGATTTGCATTTGGGTCATACTGTAGTTTTAAGTAAGATGGCTTTGCTTCAAAAGCATGGAGCTATAGTGCAGTTTTTAATAGGTGATTTTACTGCTCAAATCGGTGATCCAACAGGAAAAAGTGCTACAAGAAAAAAGCTTGATAAAGAGGAAGTGCTTAAAAATGCCAAAACCTATGAAGAGCAAGTTTTTAAGATTTTAGATCCAAGTAAAACTCAAATTCATTTTAATTCTAAGTGGCTAAATGAGCTTGGTGCTGCTGGTATAGTAGAACTTACTTCGACTTTTAGTGTTGCTAGAATGCTTGAAAGAGATGATTTTACCAAGCGTTTTAAAGAACAAAGTCCTATATCAATTTGTGAGTTTTTATATCCACTTTTACAAGGTTATGATAGTGTTGCATTAAAAAGTGATATAGAAATGGGTGGAACGGATCAAAAGTTTAATCTTTTAATGGGTAGACAGCTTCAAAGAGTATATAATTGCCAAAAAGAGCAAGCGGTGATGATGATGCCATTACTTGAAGGCCTTGATGGTGTAAATAAAATGAGTAAAAGCTTGGGAAATTATATCGGTGTGACTGAAAATGCCAAAGATATGTATGCTAAGGTTTTGAGTATAAGTGATGAGTTAATGTTTAGATATTATGAGCTTTTAAGTGAAAAAAGCTTAAATGAAATTTCACAAATAAAAGATGATATTAAAAATGGTTCATTACATCCTAAAAAAGCTAAGGAAAATTTAGCTTTGGAAATTACTGCACGTTTTCACTCAAGCGAATATGCGCTAAAAGCTAAGGAAGAATTTGATAAAGTTCATAGTGCAAAAGAGCTTCCTAGTGATATGCCAAGTTTTGCCTTGGAAGGTAGTATTTGGCTAGCAAAAGCTATAGTAGAGTGTAAAATGGAAAGCTCTACTTCAGCAGCTAGAAGATTGATTAATTCTAATGCAGTAAGTGTTAATGGAGAAAAAGTTCAAGATGAACAATACCAACTAGAAAGCGGTGAATATATTTTACAAGTTGGAAAAAGAAAATTTGCAAAATTAAAGGTAATATGATGAGTTTTAAAGCTTTAAAAATTGGAAAGCATGAGATAAAATATCCTATTTTTCAAGGTGGTATGGGACTTGGTATAAGTTGGGACAAACTTGCTTCTGCGGTTTCTTTAAATGGTGGATTAGGGATTATTTCTTCAGTAGGAACTGGATATTATGAAAATAGAACACATATAGATAAAGAGTTTAATGC is a window encoding:
- a CDS encoding ABC transporter permease, with product MKSFKNHLSLIFALMVMMFAFEFLIITNKTIEHYEKLLNKDYNIILVGKTHLDKKNIEDQVNHFQSLEILNPNEMIDRLKNDISAKNIEVLKATLPKFYTLKLNKLLSEDELNALKDKLLKNPNITKVETFAKTHTKIYKLLVLVKFLLWFFLFIIILLSFVLLLKQMKIWLFEHTQRVEIMCLLGAPFWFRSFMLYKIVFIDCFIAFLLLVLFFTQVYDLESIKLALQSVDISLPKISIFTHLFLIFLAMLCVCFACVNFVMFKVRK
- a CDS encoding murein hydrolase activator EnvC family protein, which encodes MKKCFLLFLFSFSVLFANEIAQKQKDIKENERIVKQLSKKLEDLASEILDNEKNLKKIASEISTLTSKTSKLESSVKTQIKALEQLNAQNKDLLQNKNKIEGKIIDLIAKDFAYDLAIPKNYIESEDSIIALELVGVLDKIFKEEFYQISKDYEDISKKIEEKQTQITTINSNLKVYKDQIDELKNLRKKQEQEIAKQKTDKEIYTRKLSNLQAQQQELRKTLNKLKIIKEKEEEKLAQKKEDKKPNSNIKQVGSSYQTSSVKRYSGPKTIAPLESYTVKQKFGNYIDPIYNIKIYNENVVLKSDSANAAVRNVLDGKVVFAKATPTLKQVVIIENKDGIHTIYAHLDKIAPGVKVGRNIKKGYIIGRVESDLTFEVTQKNFHINPLEMIK
- the pyrH gene encoding UMP kinase; protein product: MNNKRKRVLVKFSGEALAGENGFGIENSILKYIASEIKSLINENVEVGIVIGGGNIIRGVSAARDGLIKRTSGDHMGMLATVINSIAMQEALESAGLDVRVQSAIQMEAFCETYIMRRAHRHLEKGRIVIFACGTGNPYFTTDTAATLRAVEIQADMIIKATKVDGIYDKDPKKYDDAIMLNELSYERALHDNIKVMDDTAIALAKDNVLPIVVCNMFKEGNLLKIIQGDMSLCSIVKNQD
- a CDS encoding DNA-directed RNA polymerase subunit omega encodes the protein MRVEQIAAKALKKLKDDRYKLALVVAKRAEELANGAEPLVNLDKNKYKYTDIALHEIAEDKIVLEGFIEASK
- a CDS encoding RelA/SpoT family protein; this encodes MKLVNDELLLDKLVDDVKNCKDLQRAKEILFMVFPQSAVLEKAVDFCIQKHEGQFRKSGEPYAVHPILVASFVAFLSPVQSMIIAALLHDVLEDTNCNEEELNANFGEEVTKLVQGLTKIVSIREDHLTRSNSNEKLAKSALTFRNMLLAGVEDVSVLVIKLCDRLHNMLTLNFLREDKQKRISEETLVVYAPIAHRLGISSIKNLLEDLSFKFLLPDEYAQIDNYINAKDQQIQLGFNEFISKIEMLFLENGFRQGSFVIHKRIKHNYSIYLKMQRKGVGLDEVLDLLGVRILVEKVYDCYLALGILHTHFNPLISRFKDYIALPKQNGYQTLHTTLFDAKNIIEAQIRTFDMHKTAEFGVAAHWKYKEGNITTPNLDWLADISMHGKEEGNNIQDCDAIELYEYAKDSLYIEDIAVYSPKGEIFTLPRGATALDFAYEVHTKVGLHAKTAFVNRMRVPLLTVLKNGDIVSIETSEEEFFRCSWIDSVKTGKARASIRDFCKQKKKELNNKIAINLLSTVFNKDSKLIEEWLEKEKFNKKLRQIALDFNYFKEVIIALRKYVGQNQVAKFEQNEQKFESIVIGSNYKITTINFDYCCRPKRGDEIIAFRHSTGATIHHKLCEQAMKMIEDNKEMVFVSWNDSSIKSYKIIVSIENKKGSLADFLTTLAKMQINVLSINSADSEPVVANYFEVQVELPNNVDVENVKERLKARYKILDFTSLNDAYNNH
- the tyrS gene encoding tyrosine--tRNA ligase, which codes for MNIEEIIKEIKRGIAEIIDEERLVSLVKNYYEKGENFFVKAGFDPTAADLHLGHTVVLSKMALLQKHGAIVQFLIGDFTAQIGDPTGKSATRKKLDKEEVLKNAKTYEEQVFKILDPSKTQIHFNSKWLNELGAAGIVELTSTFSVARMLERDDFTKRFKEQSPISICEFLYPLLQGYDSVALKSDIEMGGTDQKFNLLMGRQLQRVYNCQKEQAVMMMPLLEGLDGVNKMSKSLGNYIGVTENAKDMYAKVLSISDELMFRYYELLSEKSLNEISQIKDDIKNGSLHPKKAKENLALEITARFHSSEYALKAKEEFDKVHSAKELPSDMPSFALEGSIWLAKAIVECKMESSTSAARRLINSNAVSVNGEKVQDEQYQLESGEYILQVGKRKFAKLKVI